One genomic window of Mycteria americana isolate JAX WOST 10 ecotype Jacksonville Zoo and Gardens chromosome 6, USCA_MyAme_1.0, whole genome shotgun sequence includes the following:
- the ONECUT1 gene encoding hepatocyte nuclear factor 6 yields MNAQLAMENIGDLHGVSHEPVPAAADLMSGSPHHRSAVAHRGSHLPAHPRSMGMASILDGGDYHHHHRPPDHALTGPLHPTMTMACETPPGMSMSSTYTTLTPLQPLPPISTVSDKFPHHHHHHHHHHHPHQRIPGNVSGSFTLMRDERGLASMNNLYTPYHKDVTGMGQSLSPLSGSGLGSIHNSQQGLPHYAHPSATMPAEKMLTPNGFEAHHPAMLARHGDQHLTPTSAGMVPINGIPHHPHAHLNAQSHGQILGSAREQNPSVTGAQVNSGSNSGQMEEINTKEVAQRITTELKRYSIPQAIFAQRVLCRSQGTLSDLLRNPKPWSKLKSGRETFRRMWKWLQEPEFQRMSALRLAACKRKEQEHGKDRGNTPKKPRLVFTDVQRRTLHAIFKENKRPSKELQITISQQLGLELSTVSNFFMNARRRSLDKWQDEGSSNSGNSSSSSSTCTKA; encoded by the exons ATGAACGCGCAGCTGGCGATGGAGAACATCGGCGATCTGCACGGGGTGAGCCATGAgccggtgcccgccgccgccgaCCTGATGAGCGGCAGCCCCCACCACCGGAGCGCGGTGGCCCACCGCGGCAGCCACCTGCCGGCCCACCCGCGCTCCATGGGCATGGCGTCCATCCTCGACGGCGGcgactaccaccaccaccaccggccGCCCGACCACGCGCTGACgggccccctgcaccccaccaTGACCATGGCCTGCGAGACACCCCCCGGCATGAGCATGAGCAGTACCTACACCACGTTAACCCCTCTGCAGCCTCTACCTCCCATCTCGACGGTCTCGGACAAGttccctcaccaccaccaccaccatcaccaccaccaccacccccaccagcGGATACCGGGCAACGTGAGCGGCAGCTTCACGCTCATGCGGGACGAGAGGGGTCTGGCGTCTATGAACAATCTCTACACCCCCTACCACAAGGATGTTACCGGCATGGGGCAAAGCCTCTCTCCGTTGTCTGGGTCGGGCCTGGGGAGCATCCACAACTCCCAGCAAGGGCTGCCCCACTACGCTCACCCCAGTGCCACCATGCCCGCCGAGAAAATGCTCACCCCAAACGGATTTGAAGCCCACCACCCTGCCATGTTAGCCAGGCATGGCGACCAACACCTCACCCCCACCTCCGCTGGCATGGTGCCTATCAACGGGATCCCACACCACCCCCATGCCCACTTGAATGCCCAGAGCCACGGGCAGAtcctgggctctgccagggagcaAAACCCTTCTGTAACTGGTGCGCAGGTCAACAGTGGAAGTAATTCAGGGCAAATGGAAGAAATCAATACCAAAGAAGTAGCTCAGAGGATCACCACCGAGCTCAAGCGGTACAGCATCCCCCAGGCTATCTTCGCCCAGAGGGTGCTGTGCCGCTCTCAAGGGACCCTCTCGGACCTGCTGAGGAACCCCAAGCCCTGGAGCAAGCTCAAATCCGGCCGGGAGACCTTCCGCAGGATGTGGAAGTGGCTCCAGGAGCCGGAGTTTCAGCGGATGTCTGCTCTGCGGCTGGCAG CGTGCAAGAGGAAAGAACAAGAGCACGGGAAGGATAGAGGGAATACACCCAAAAAGCCTCGGTTGGTCTTCACGGATGTCCAGCGTCGAACTCTACATGCAATATTCAAGGAAAATAAGCGTCCATCCAAAGAATTACAAATCACCATTTCCCAGCAGCTCGGGTTGGAGCTGAGCACCGTCAGCAACTTTTTCATGAATGCACGGAGGAGGAGTCTGGATAAGTGGCAAGACGAGGGCAGCTCCAATTCAGGCAACTCATCTTCTTCATCAAGCACTTGTACCAAAGCATGA